TGCTGACCTTCTACTTTtcaccgtggaaatgaatttaATGTCAttcatcatcaagctgtcccactaAAATTATGTTCTTTTTCAGCTCTAGAATATGTCTAACCTTttgtagcttccataccgagtcactgtggaTTATAATGCGAGCATCGCctaggcccacaacatccagcgctGTTCCGttagccaaatacaccttctcGAATTTTTCAGCAACATAATTTTTGAGAACTTCACTGATCGGTGTGGTATGAAAATAAGCTCCTGAGTCCAAGACCAAAGAATCAAGAGGACTCTTaacagatagaagtagggcatcgtgCACTTCTTCTGTTAACACGACATTTGCGATGTCATTGTCAGTCTTCTTCTTTAGCTCTCTACAGTTCTTCTTGAAGTGGTctgtcttgccacagttccaacacttaAGTTGTTGTCCAAATCTGgatttgcttctcttttttttttttttttttttttttttttttctggaatttgatctgccttgaccagagtttctgtcttgtcctctgccccgagtctcgaggtttaaagcagaaccataacaagaggcttcacccgcatctcttttgcgaacctcttcactgagaatcaaatttTTGACATCTTCATAGCTTAATTTACTATTTCTtgcagagttactcacagccattcTCACGACTTCCCATCTATTTGGCAAAGaagccaagacgatcaacgcccaaatctcatcatcaaaatcaattccaaccaatgacaatttactcgTGATAGTGTTGAattcattgagatgatgtgccaccgaaacTCCTTCTGCCATTTTTaagttgaacaatttcttcatcaggtgcaccttgttgttagccgacggtTTTTCATACATACTTGATAAAGCCGCCATTAGACTtgctgtggtcttctcctttacaacgttgtgtgcaatTGATTTTGACAATGATAACTTGATAACTGTCAAgttttacgatcaagcagagacCACTTGTTATCatacatgtcgtcgggttgttctcttaaaagaggttgatgaagattcttcccataaagaatatcttcaatatGTACCTTCTAATACCCAAAATCTGTGCCGTCGAAGTTCTCGATCCTTATCTTTCATTCTTCTACTGCTATCACTCCCACTCAAACCAAAAGCTTTGATACCAGTTGTTGGGGGATTAATACCTTTGGGGAGTCTTTTTGTAAGCCCATAATATAACATGTTGAGACACCAcataacccaaaagcttaagcttatgggTTTGGGCCCAACAAtgctatattaaccactcacacTTCTTGTATATTTCCAGTGTGAGATTCTATTCTTTTTACACTCATACATACattcaacaatctcccccttatGTGTGAGTCCATCACCACATTTGATTAACTTCTCCTCGCTtatgagtctttttacattttcaagagCATCACGCGTACAAGAGTTGCGAGAGCTGGCATAACTCCAAACCATAGGCTTTCCAGACACCCATCCTAGGAAACTAaacttggctctgatatcagttattagaaaattaatcatatttcccaAAATCCGtaagatgcgaaaaataagaagaacgcagaataacaaagataaggcaatcaaatcacatatgacaccaagatttaagtggttcagcttaacaagcttacatccACTGGTAGAGACGACccgaaaaaaatttattatcaagAGATATAGTACAAAATAGTATAGAGAAAATCACTAAGACCCCAAAGCCCTAATACATCAAAAtttcactatcacacaagagaaattattcataaaataaaatacaaaagacaaaTATACAAACTCTTCCCTTACTAGAACAGATGACGGCTAAtctcaattttcttctttcactttGCAGTACATTTTTCATCAATATATTGTTTTTGGCTCCCCACaaacacaaagaagaaaaacacctTGTGCGGCACTCCCCCTTTATGTGCTTCACACTTTTGATATATACCCTCTCACGTTTTGTCCCACTCTAATTGAAGCTATTCAGCTTGTGGCATACACACAAAAGGCTAAACATGCCTTTAAATAGTGCTCTTAAGTCGGTCAAGTCAATCCTAGTACAAGTAGGTGTGTCCAAAACCAAATACAAgacaaactaagaaaaaaaaaaaaaaaaattgctaaaggCCCAATTATTTTGTCCAATTTTAGGCTaacttttgctttattttttaatttaaaaataaggcaaaagttgacCTAAAATTAAGCAAAATAGTTAGGTCCTTATcatccaataaaaaaagaaaaacaaaaaaaaccaaatatgaGTCAAACTTAGAGTGAGATCTCCAAAACCCacaaggagaagagaaaacCATAACAATGTTTTTCAAGAAATGCTAAATATCTCAAATGGTTGTTATAAAAGTTGGCTCTCAAATGATGTATCACAATTTCTTAAATTAGTGACACATTTtccaaaagagaaatactaAGGGTACTAACATTAGGAAGACTTATCATGATTTTGGTGAGCATAGAAAACATTTTAGAGAGTCTTATATTAAAGACGGTACGATCGGAAGTACTAGATAATTTCCCTCTGTAACACGAAAGCATGAAGGTGTCTCTAGAAGACTAGAATATTCGTATGTGACATACATGGCCGTGCCTTCCACCTAGTGAGCATCTTTCTTCCAAATTCATCGTTCGAAACCCTAGTAAACCCCATTCAAGAACCCTAATCTGCCAATCTCGTCCACAATCTTTACCTGCATGGAccatcatcaacaacaacaatggTGTCCCAGGCCATTCCCAGGTAACATCTGCCCCACCTGCTCCAGTTCCCACTTCCCCTTTTGCCCTCCTCCGCTTCCTCCCTTCAATCAAAACCCTCGATTCCCGTTCGACTCGTACCGTGGGCCTGCGGGGCCGCCCCGCCCCTTCGCGGATGGGTTCGGGGAATCGAGGCCGTGGCACAGAAACCCTAGCTTGGATAGAGGAGACCCGTACGGACACTATGAATTGCAATCTTGCAGTAATGGGTTTGTGGATGACTGTGATAGGAACTCTAAGAGGCCCAGGGTTGATGACATTCGAAATAATCAGAATTCTCTGAGGCTTTCTTGGGAGGATGAGCGGCGATTGAAGCTGATTCGCGATCACGGTGGAGTGTCGAGTGGACTGCTGCCGGCCGAAGGCGGTACGGGCTCGACAATGGCGGGAGTGAATTGCGAAACGAACATATATGTTCAGGAAGGTGCAGGCTTTGATGGGAATTATGGTCGACCTGGTGTTGGGGAGTATGGAAAAGTCGATGGCTTTCCGGACTCTATGACTGAATTGGGACCGATAGGTTATGATTCGAGGTTTTGCTCCGGCGAAAGAAGAGGACAACAGTATATGCAGAGTAATAGGAATGGTTTTCAGGGTGAGGAATTTCCTCATTCCAGATATGGTCAGGTTGAAAGTTCTTTGAATCCTTTTCAGACCTATGGGATTAGAAATGTGGATCAACTACGACCACCTTATCCGGTTTCTGAAGTTCCTAATGATAATTATCACAATACCCAGAATCCTCAACAGCGGCAAAGTAGTGATTCCATGCCAGCAAATGAACCACAGTATTCTCATATGAACAATTGGCAAGGGACAAGTGTGCCGTATCCTGAACAAAGAGGCAGTGTCGCCATGGACAATCGTGATCCGAACAGTCCCTATGGAATGCAGTATCCGGTTGATACGAGACATGATTTCCATCCACCTGGCCTGCCCAATGATGTGAGACAGCCTCTTGAAGTCAGATTTCCATCACAAAAAAATGGCAATCCGTATAGGAATGAGGATGGAGGATACTTTCCATCCGCTTCTGGTGGTGGCaggatttttgaaaatatggGCCAAATGGAGGCTTCACGGTTACATGGTAGTCAGCCTCGTATTCCTGCTCCTCCACTACCAGCTCTCCCGGTTGACCCAGCATTGCGCCATTCTTCGGAGTTGAAAGGCTTCTCTTCACCACCTACAACATCTGCTTCTCTGTTTCCTGTTAGTTCATCGCCTATGGTGCCTTCGTCATATCCACCACTTCCTGAAGCACACTCCTTGACACGGCCCTATTTCCATAATGAGCCAAGACCACCTATGCCTGCTTCCGCTGGCTTCCTTTCAGAGGTATGGTTGCCTTGTTACATGATTTTGTATCTGCAGCATCACTCCTTGACTCATGCCTTGTACTTCTAAGGAATCTCAAGCAATCCACTCATTTTGTCTACTCAGGCTGTGGGGGATGGACAACCTTTTTCTTTGAAGCTATTATCTTCAGATAAACCAAAAGTTATTGATGCTTCCCACTTATTTAAGCCGCCTCATCGAGCCACCCGCCCTGATCACATTGTGATAATCCTTCGGGGGCTTCCAGGTAGCTTATTTTGATTGTGCAGTTCTATTCATCCTTTTGCAGGGAGggctagggagccaaacaaatgaacccagaaaaatttccaAACTAACGTGGCAagagtttttgaattaaaaaatgtaattctctctcccttattTGCCAGTCACGGTCAGccacgtcaatttgaaaatcTGGGTTCATTGGTTTGGCTCCCTAACACTCCCCTCCTTTTTCTAGTTTCTTTACGAGAGTTTGAGGAGTCTATCATTTTGTAAGCTCATTcttcatgtgtttgttgtaGAAATTTTATCTCCATTGCCACTTTATTAAGTCTCCAAGTTTATGTCCATATTATGGGGAACTTATTGTATTCCTTATACTCTCAGGTAGTGGGAAGAGCTACTTAGCAAAGATGGTACGTGACCTTGAGGTTGAAAATGGTGGTCATGCTCCCCGCATTCATTCTATGGATGATTATTTCATGACTGAGGTTGAAAAGGTTTGTTGTTGGCTTTATTTGTGTTTGATGATCTACATAGAATCCTTGTTagttattataaattttatcttcctgtcttttggtttttaaggtttaaatAACATAGAATATATGAATAAGCATTGTCTTCTACCCTAAAGGTTGAGGAAGTCGACATTTCGAAATCTTCGAGTTCAGTTAGAGGGAAGAAACCAGTAATGAAGAAGGTGATGGAGTATTGTTATGAACCTGAAATGGAGGAGGTAATGCATGTAATTAAATGACATATTGTGCATTTGCACATGCATTCTCGTgtgtatatatgcatatatgtacatttatattaattttctcaAACCATAATGCTATATATCTTTATGACAGGCTTATCGATCAAGCATGTTGAAAGCTTTTAAGAAGACCCTTGAGGAGGGGGCTTTCACCTTCATCATTGGTATGCATTTTCTATTCTAAAATCTCTGGATTAAAGTGGAAACTGagaattttcatgtttttgctttaatttttttttttttaatcattttctttctgtAAATTCTAGTTATTCTAAAAGTTACTTGCTTTATTgagaattttgaagatggaatTACTTGCATTATTCTGTTTTAAATCTTGTACTCAGTTTGATGACATGATGTCATTTAGTTTAATCATTTTGAGGTAGTGCCTACTAGTCATATTATAATGCTCACTTCCGATGCTAATGGTAACACCAATTTATACGCTTTATCACCTCTAGATCATTGGTGCATATAAATACGTCTGAATTATTGTCTGGTTCAAAAAACTAAGAAatccttgtactttttttttaaaaaatttttaaaaaaataataatcattttcaaAACCTAGGCGTAAATACAAGATAAAGCAATTAAAGGTGTCAAAGGTTCTTCTGGTTATGCTGGCTCGTTACGGCATTCAATAAGTTCAATGATCTAGTTTGATTATAGATTAAGTGGTGATGCAGTGCCCATGCACTGCCTTCATTTTCACTAACAACAGATGCAGTTTCCTTCGGCTATTGACCCTTTTGTTGGTGGTATGTGTGCCTCGTCTTAGTGGATGACCGCAATCTGCGGGTAGCTGATTTTGCTCAGTTTTGGGCAATTGCAAAGGTATACCCTCAATTCTCTCTTTCTAAGAACCTCTACCATGTGTTCTGAAATGGCGactcaataaaatttgaaatacaCCCAACATAGCGTGGTTGGTAGCATAATGTTTACTGTACCTGATCTAATTTTACTGTTGGATCAATGCTATATTATTTAACAGTCCTGTTTCCTATTAATTGATTTCGTggattaatttatatttaatactTGGGCGCCTttcgcttttaataagactggttattatttatcaaaaaaaatttatatttaatactAAAATGTTTGATTGACGTTAAATAGGAGAATTGCATTCTCTTTTTGGGACAAATGAAATTAAATACTTGGGTTCGTCCAGTCTGCCAAATTTTGCGTCTGAGCTATTTTTTGCCCCTAGTAGTTCTTTGGCATTGTTCTGTAATAACCATGTTGTTGAGGATTTTTTTAGcggagaaatttccttcaaactagtttgaagaaattttctcCCAACCCACTCCAATAAATGCTAAGTGTCCTCTAACATGTGAGATGGTCATGCtttctttatcatttttaacaATCATTTATTACCCTTATACTAACCTAGgaacccaaacattaatttttgaggacCCCAATCATGTTAGAGGACGCTTGGCATTTATTAGAGTGGGTTGAAATATGACAAATTATAGATAATGAAATTGTTTGATAAAAGATACATTGTATTGGTGTTTTGATGTGCGTAAGTGTGTTATGGCCCCTATTTTAGGATGTAACTGCTCTTTGTCATTTCCCCCCTTAAACTTGCTCAGAGTAGTCCAGTCTTATCATGCTTCTCAAAATGACAAAGGTTGGCAGAATTTGATAATTGTAATTATGAAAAATTGACGAAAAAAAATTCGTACGGCTCTGTAATTCTTCCCAATATATCGGAAAATTTGGGTGAATTTTCATACAAAGGGCACATTTACTTGTAAGTATTTTACTGCTATTTAGTGCAAGCAGCTGCCTATCCTGCTTGCCTAACGTTATGTGTCTTTGCTGAGTTATATGGTGATGCTGGTCCATGTAAGATGGTAGGAGGTGGTGGATGCTTATCGCATCTGTTGTCTATGTGAACTTTCCTATTCTAAAGGAGCTGATTCATGCAGGCAGAATATACAAcaacatttcattttttattattcccTTCTCTTTTTACTGCTATTTTAAATTTCGCTATTGTGTTTTTCTATGACATCAAGGATGGGTTACTTGTGGTTTTGCTATTTATTATTGGCTTAACTcattgtcccttttttttttcttgtcagaGTTCGGGTTATGAAGTTTACATATTAGAAGCTCCATATAAGGACCCTGTGGTAGGTTTATATGTTACTCATTAGCGACTAGTGTTGTAAGCCATCATTTTAGTTCACTCTTCTTACGCTGCATACTATTTTCATGCAATATTTGGTGCTCTTATTTTCATTGCAAGAATTCAATTCATAATTCTTGTGAATCAAGTGTCCTCGTGAAAAAGCATATACTTTGATGGGTGGTGTACAGCATTTAAAGTTTCTTTATTAATCTTCTGATACTCTTGCACAAGAAGGGATTAGTACTTTAAAcgtgttttttgattttttctggccatgctattttttttggtcacaaaGATGCCATTTAGTAATCCTCAGTCTAAAAATGGAGTTACAGCTTCCATTAGGAATGCTTTTTGTCTTCAATTTGAGgcataagtttaaatttttgtggATTTTTAGGGCTGTGCAGCTAGGAATGTGCATGGTTTTACCAAAGATGACATTGAAAAGATGGCCAGGCATTGGGAGGAAGCTCCATCTTTGTACTTGCAACTAGATGTCAAGGTTAGTTGTAATGATGTtctcaattttgttttgggctAGTATGTTGGAAATTCAAAGCAAAGATGCAGTCATAGGTAGAAATGTTTATTGAATTTGGGTAAACTTTGTTACTTTGGTTATttaagaaaaggagaaaaatgcTGTATTCAGTCGGG
This genomic interval from Corylus avellana chromosome ca3, CavTom2PMs-1.0 contains the following:
- the LOC132173854 gene encoding uncharacterized protein LOC132173854, translated to MDHHQQQQWCPRPFPGNICPTCSSSHFPFCPPPLPPFNQNPRFPFDSYRGPAGPPRPFADGFGESRPWHRNPSLDRGDPYGHYELQSCSNGFVDDCDRNSKRPRVDDIRNNQNSLRLSWEDERRLKLIRDHGGVSSGLLPAEGGTGSTMAGVNCETNIYVQEGAGFDGNYGRPGVGEYGKVDGFPDSMTELGPIGYDSRFCSGERRGQQYMQSNRNGFQGEEFPHSRYGQVESSLNPFQTYGIRNVDQLRPPYPVSEVPNDNYHNTQNPQQRQSSDSMPANEPQYSHMNNWQGTSVPYPEQRGSVAMDNRDPNSPYGMQYPVDTRHDFHPPGLPNDVRQPLEVRFPSQKNGNPYRNEDGGYFPSASGGGRIFENMGQMEASRLHGSQPRIPAPPLPALPVDPALRHSSELKGFSSPPTTSASLFPVSSSPMVPSSYPPLPEAHSLTRPYFHNEPRPPMPASAGFLSEAVGDGQPFSLKLLSSDKPKVIDASHLFKPPHRATRPDHIVIILRGLPGSGKSYLAKMVRDLEVENGGHAPRIHSMDDYFMTEVEKVEEVDISKSSSSVRGKKPVMKKVMEYCYEPEMEEAYRSSMLKAFKKTLEEGAFTFIIVDDRNLRVADFAQFWAIAKSSGYEVYILEAPYKDPVGCAARNVHGFTKDDIEKMARHWEEAPSLYLQLDVKSLFHGDDLKESGIQEVDMDMEDGDLDENVSEQERKHENIIVPPVEVDAPDDSSKDRNRWDSEGDHPTEDVKELGRSKWSNDLDEDDTERTEKVKRNLNALSGLIQAYGKETKSVRWADQFGNTGFSIHAAKKGNVLSLVIGPGTGYNLKSNPLPEEEIPAPTPNAVESKRQSIFQERLRAERDSFKAVFDRRRQRIGGLVLEEE